A segment of the Candidatus Pelagisphaera phototrophica genome:
CTGCTATACGATACCGCTGAACCCATCGATCGCCTTGTCTACGACAAGCATTGAGTTCGTTTTAGCGGGACTTGCAGAGGGCAAACGCCACCACTAGAGAATGATTTAGGTTCCTGAGTGCGTTGAGATTCTTTTGCCATCTAGATCCCTCTTGAATCGTATTCAAACTTATTAGGTGTATTGTTTGGGTACTCGGAATGGGAATGGCGGGAAGTCTTTTGTTATGGGATGTGTTTCGTTTGGAGAGCGGACCCGAGTCGCCTCAGCTGATCGAGCTCTATACATCGGAAGGCTGTAGCAGTTTTCCTCCTGCTGAAAAATGGTTAAGTGGATTCTTGAAGGATCCAGGATTGTGGACGCACAGAGTTCCTGTAGCCTTCCATGTTGATTACTGGGATCGCCTCGGCTGGAAGGACAAGTGAAAACACGCTTCGCCAGTACCGGCTTAGGGATGAAGGCGCTATGAAATCAATCGACACACCGGCTTTTCTCGTTAACGGCCAAGAGTGGAGAGGGTGGTTTCAGGGAAGATCGATCGATGAAGCTCAAAGCTTTGATGCACTTTGGAGAGCGACTGCAGACTAGGAAAAATAATGTAATAGTGGATACAGAAATAGTATCTTAATTATGAATATAAATCTTCCCTAGGTTCGGGTTTCTTTCTGAAAAAACGAAATTTCCGTTGGGGAATTGGTCTACGCAGGTATTTGATCAATGGTCTATATCCGCTCAATCGAAACGCGCAGGATTTGAACATCATCGACTGGTTTGTCGCCTGCTTCCGTTTCCACTTCCTGAATTGCGAGGGCTACATCCATTCCTTCGATCACTTTTCCGAAGACAGTGTGTTTGCCATTCAGCCAGCTCGCCCCGTCCGTATTCGTGACAATAAAAAACTGAGACCCATTGGTGCTAGGACCAGAATTGGCCATGCAAACTGTGCCGTATTCTACTTTGCCTGTAAGAGTGGGTTGCTCCACTGGTGTGTCGGTCCCGATGAGGGCTTGGAGCTCTTCAACGGTCTTACCGATTAACGGTTGGCCTGAGTTTGAGGCCTGAATTGCGGTGAAAAGGGCAGCGACTTCTGGTAAAGGGCTTTCTCCTTCGTGTTCTTGCAAGTGGGGTGCGAAGAGAGCTTGGAATACTACGTTCGCTGCGTCCTCGTCCTTAATCTCGCCCGTTAGCTGAGCGAGTTCTGGCTCGAATCGAGTCAATTTGTCGGTAGATCCCAGCAAGGCCTGGAGTTCTTCCACAGTCTTTCCGATGAGTGGCTCGACGCTTTGAGTAGTTTGTATTTCCTGAAAAATTGTGGCGATTTCTGTGATAGGACTATTGCCTTGGTTCTCCATCAAATGGGGACGGAAGAGTGTCCCAAAAACTTCATTCGCGGTAGCGGCGTCGGCAATTTCACCTTCAAGAGGGACTACTTTACCGGCATAGCACTCATCTTGAAACTGGTAGCCCGGACCGCCTGTACCCGTTCCGAGTGGGCAACCTCCTTGGATCATAAAGTCCTTTATGACACGGTGAAAAATGAGGCCGTCGTAGAAGGGCTCGTTTTTCTCTTCTCCATCGGGAGCGGTCCAGGTTTTGGAGCCGTCTGCGAGGCCGGTGAAATTCTCGACAGTAATCGGGGTCGTGTCTTCAAAAAGCTCTATCACGATCGTGCCCTTGTTCGTTTCCATACGAGCGACTAGAGTCGTTGGTTTTTTCGAACATCCTGCGAGAATGGTGAGGATCGCAATCAGGCTGAGAGCGATGGAATTGGAGTAAGAAAGCTTCATAGGTGGCGAAGTAAGAGTGCACTCGATTAGTGCGGCAATCTCAATTTTGGACGCTAGGCCAATATGGACTGATAATTGGCTAAAGGCGCCTATTTGAAGATCTCCGCTAGCTTAGCCTCGAGCTTTGCTCCACGGAGATTTCGGGCAATAATGCGGCCTTCCGGGTTGAGCAGGAAGCTCATTGGCAGAGCATTCACATTATAGGCGGCGGCCATTGGCGAATCCCAGCCTAATGAGTCGGATATCTGTGGCCAGGTAACTCGATCACGTTTTGAGGCCTGTTCCCAAACCGAACGGTTGTCATCTAGATTTATGGCAAAAATGGTGAAGTTGTCGTTGGAGTGCTTGTCGAGGAGTTTTATGTAGTGTCGGTTTTCGACACGGCAAGGCACGCACCAGGATGCCCAGAAGTCCACGAGAACGTACTGGCCCTTGGAATCCTCGAGCCGATGGGATTTGCCGTCTAGGGATTGGCCGGCCAGGGAGGCTCCATTGGCACCGATAGCGGTGCGCCGAAATGATTGTACTTTCTCAATCATCCGCTTCGAGATCGCAGCCTGGGGGCGATTTTCGGAGAAAGCCTCAACCGCATTTTCTAGCTCACTGAGTCGGTAGTCCGGATCCCACCTCAGAGAGGTTGCGTAGAGGGCAACGGATTTCCCTATTTGCTCGATCGTAAAGTCATTCAACTCGCGGCGGTGGGCAGCGTATCCTTCCACCTCTTGTTCAGAGAGTGCGGCCAATCGCTCGGCTGATGCTCCGCGAGCGGTTGCTTCGTTAAGCGCGGCCCTTGGTGGGTATACGAGGCGAGCGAGCGATTCTTTGCGAAAGGATTCATAAGCGATGAGGGCATCTGTGTCGGGAGAGCCGGCTATTTTGAGGGCTCCGTGATCCTTTATGTCAGTTTGGACAACCACTCTCTGTCCCTCGTCGATCGCTAGTGAAATTTTACGGTCGCCGGGGAAAGCCAAGCTAAACAATCCCGGTTCGCCCTCGAACTGCTGATTAAAGTTGCCCTCCGAGTCGACTGAGAGCTTCCCCTCGAGAGTTCGGGCCTTAAGCTCGAGATTCTCTCGAAAGAGTTTGGGAACTTCGTCTGGGCTGACTTCTGGAAGCGATCCTGAAATCCAAAAATCACCCACGGCGATGGATTGGAAGAGAACTATCGTGGCTAGTAGCGGCAAAAGTCCCTTGCGGACGAATTTTGGATTTAGTGTTATTAGCATTAAAATCGCGTAGGGTTTTTACGAAGAGACCGACGCTTTGAATCGAGGTTTAATTTCAATGTAATTCCACTTTTCGGGTTTGGGAGAAGGGTCGCGTCAAAAATTGGCATTAATTGGAGATCTATGCTCGTAGAGAAAGGATTAAGAAGAAAGACTGCAGCCGATTCTATTCCCACCTCCTCAACATGCCAACTAAATCATCCCTGAGCCTTCTGATTTTCCTCGGTTTTAATCTAGTTGCGTTCGGCCAATCGATGACTTCGTCCGAAATACTACACGAGCTACAAAAACTGAAAAAAGTGGGTTCCGTCCTTTTTGTGGCGGCTCATCCAGATGACGAGAACACGACTTTGCTCTCGTATTTGGCCCAGGAAGAGAAGCTAGACACGGCTTATCTCTCGTTAACTAGGGGCGGCGGCGGGCAAAACTTGATAGGCTCTGAATTGAACCAGGAACTGGGCCTGATCCGGGCAAACGAATTACTGCAAGCCCGTAGAATTGACGGGGCCATCCAGTTGTTCACGCGAGCCCGAGATTTTGGCTATTCCAAGAACCCGGAAGACACACTCGAGAACTGGGAGGAAGACGAAGTACTCGGTGACGTCGTGTATGCGGTCCGCCAATTTAGACCGGATGTCATTATTACTCGTTTCAATCCCGAGGCAGGGCCGACTCATGGTCACCATACTGTGTCTGCCCAATTGGCTCTGAAGGCATTTAGCCTAGCGGCCGATCCGCATGCCTTTACGGAGCAATTGAGCGAGCTTGAAACGCATCAGGCAAAAAGGATTTTATGGAACGGGTTTGGGCAAAGACGGAGAGGTGGAGGCGGGCCACCGCCCGCGAGCTTAGAAGACGAATCGCGCGAAGTGGTGTCTTTGGAAGTGGGACGTTACAATCCGTATCTAGGAACTTCCTACACGGAACTTTCGGCGAGAAGCCGTAGTATGCACAAGAGCCAAGGTTTCGGACGGGCGGGGCAGCGTGGATCTCAGTTTGAGCGAATGGTCTTGCTGGCCGGCGAACCGTCTGAGGGCGATTTTCTAAAGGGTGTCGAAACCAGCTGGCGCCGCTACTCCGGTAGCTCTCAACTGGATTCGCTCTTTGAAAGCGCCATAGGCGACTTTGATGCGGCGTCTCCCTGGAAATCAGTACGAGCATTGTTAGAGATAGACGCGTTACTAGAAAAACTCCAAGTTGATCGGCAAATTCGTTCCAAGCGGAGCTCGTTGCAAAAGCTCATTGCGGCCTGTATGGGACTTCATTTGCAAGCGCGAGCGCCTCAGGCAGACTTGACGCCCGGTGAGTCTGTGAAGCTCGATGTGGAATTTATTAACCGTTCCCCCATCGAAGCGAGAGTTGTCAACTTGGAGGCGAATTTATTCGAGAGCTCTCGTTGGCCCGAGGAGATTTCGTTAACCCGTATAGAAGATTTGGATAAGGAACTGGATTCAAACGCAGTCGAGTTCGTTTCGCTGAACGTGAACTTGCCTATCGATTCTCCTCTAACGCGTCCCTACTGGCTCGAGGACGAAGCCAGCGTGGGTATCTACAGCCTTCGGAATCGGCGATTGCTGGAATTGGAGTCGATACCATCTTCGCTTTCTGTTTCGGCCGTTGTTGAGATCCAGGGTCGCCCAGTTACCTTGAACGTTCCGGTGGTTCAGGTCGTTAGTGATCCCGTGAAAGGTGAGGTGCACGAGCAGGTCTTGATACGTCCCGAGATTACTCTCTCGCCTGAGAATTCCATTTTGCTTTTTGAGAATTCGCAAGCGAAGGAGATCGAAGTGCTCGTCCAGAGCAATGTGGAGGCTGCGGTCGGAAAATTGACGGCGGAAGGCCCCCAGGGCTGGAAGATCCGTATTGCCCAGCCCGAGTTTGAGCTGGAGGACGTGCAAAGTTCACAGCGGATCCGGGTACAATTGACGCCTCCTGCTAACGCTTCCGAAGGAAAGATCGTCTTCAATGCGATTAACGAGTCGGGTAAAGAATTCGACTCGAGCTACCGGGAGATTTTCTATGAGCATATTGGCCGGCAGCCGATTCTCAATCGAGCGGTCACCAAGGTGACAAGATTGGACCTAGGGCGCGGAGGAAGCCGAATAGCCTGTATCGAAGGGGTTGGGGATACCGTTCCTGACACTCTGAGCAAGATCGGCTATGAAGTGGACATAGTGTTGATTGGAGAATTGGAGAAAGGGCGTCTAGATAGTTACGACACGGTGATACTCGGACCACGCGTTTTTGATGCCTATGCGGGATTGGACAAAAGATTTGATGTGCTGCTCAACTACGTAGAGAATGGGGGAACTCTCGTATCCCAGTACAGCACGACAAGTTTTAGAGCGAAGTCACAGTTTACATCCCCTTACCCCATTCGATTGTCCAGAGATCGTGTTTCCGAGGAAAAAGCAGAGATGCGGTTGCTTCAACCAGATCACGTTGTATTTAACTACCCAAATAAGATTACTAAAATCGACTTTGATAACTGGATACAAGAGAGAGGGCTCTATTACGCTTCCTCATGGGATGATCACTATGACGCTCTGATCTCTGCCAACGACAGAGGGGAACCCCCGAGAAATGGAGGACTTTTAGTGACTGAATACGGTAAGGGCTGGTACGTGTACACGGGACTTTCCTTTTTTAGACAGTTGCCAAATGGGAATCCAGGCGCGATACGACTATTTGTGAATTTAATTTCTTTAGGCCATGGAGACTGAACCCGAGAATGAAATTGCTGCCTCCGTCAAAGACGAAAGCTCTAAAGGCTGGACCAAGCTTTACCTGGTTGTGGTAGCCGCATTGGCGGGGCAGATCGCGTTTTATGCCTGGCTGACTAAAACCTTCGAGTAGTTCGAGGTCCACCAAGCATGAGCGGAATCGATATTGTTGTTTTGGGGGTAACCCTCTTCGCCATCGTCTTTTTTGGGGTTTGGATGACCCGGAATGATCAAAAGCTGGACGAGTTTCTAAAGGGAAATTCTAATAGTTGGGGAACGATAGGTTTATCGGTAATGGCTACCCAGGCCAGTGCGATCACCTTCCTTTCGACTCCGGGCTTGGCCTACGACAGCGGAATGGCCTTTGTGCAAAACTACTTTGGCATGCCGCTGGCCCTTATCCTGATCGCCATCGTTTTTGTACCCATGTATTACAAGCTCGAGCTGTGTTCGGTGTATGAATTCCTGGAGCATCGGTTCGACTCGAAAACACGCACTTTGGGAAGCGTGATTTTTCTTATCCAGCGGGGTTTTTCTGCGGGAATCACAATCTATGCCCCGTCGATTATCCTGACCAGCGTACTTGGCTGGGACATGAATACTACGGTTATTGGGGTCGGCTTGGCTGTCGTCATTTACACGGTGACGGGAGGTTCCCACGCAGTGAGCCTTACTCACAAATACCAAATGACTGTTATTCTTTCTGGCATGGCAGTCGCGTTTGGAATCGTTATATACAAAATATCAGGACACGCAGGATTTAGGGAAAATTTGAGCATTGCGGGAGCGCTCGGGCATCTCAACGTGGTCGACTTCTCATTTGATTTGGACAAACGTTACACACTATGGTCCGGATTGCTCGGCGGGTTCTTTCTTTCCCTGTCATACTTTGGGACGGACCAGTCTCAGGCACAGCGCTACATGTCAGGGCAATCGATTCGAGATAGCCGCCTGGGTTTGATGTTTAATGCCTTATTGAAGGTTCCTATGCAGTTCATGATTCTGCTGCTAGGAGTTCTCGTATTCGTCTTCTACCAATGGGAAAAGCCACCCGCTACTTTCCTTCCTGAATCGATGACAGAGGCGGCGGTTGCTGCCGATGCGGAGACTTACCAAAACTATGAAAACGCGTTTATTGGTAATTTCAAAAGTCAGAAGAGCGCGATGCAGGAATTCGTCGGAGCCTTGCGAGCAGGAGATGAAGCGCTGGCGCTCTCCAGCAAAGAAAAACTTAAGGTAGCAGGAGAGGAAAGTCGGCAATCCCGAGCCAACTTAAAGACGCATATCGCGACGGTTACCGGAGCGGAGAGCATGAAAGAAACGGACTACGTTTTTATTCACTTCGTCTTGAACGAGCTGCCAATCGGATTAATTGGATTGCTAGTCGCCGTTATTCTGAGTGCCGCTATGTCGTCAACCGCTTCAGAATTGAGTGCATTGGCGACCATATCGACGGTAGATTTCTACCAAAGCCATTTCAGCAAAAACCAATCGGACGCCCACTATAAAACAGTTTCGCGTGTATTCACTGCAGTTTGGGGTGGGCTGGCGATTCTCTTTGCCCTTTTTGCGAGTATGGTAGAAAGTTTGATTGAAGCGGTTAATATTGTAGGATCGCTGTTTTATGGAACGGTACTAGGTCTATTTTTAGCGGCGTTCTTCATTAGAAGAATCGGAGCACACGCCGCTTTTATCGCCGCGATCATTGCCCAACTGTCGGTTTTGTTTATTTACTTTTCAGATATCGTAACGATCGGCTACCTCTGGTACAATCTAATCGCCTGTGGTCTAGTAATTGTATTGAGCCTTATGCTACAAACTGTGATGGGAGGCAGGAAGTTCTAGTGTCTTCACCGGTTATTTGTTTTGGCCAGCAGCCCTGTGGGATTTTTCCTAATCGGTTTGTGTTTTCTAAAATAAAAACCGCTCGACGATTACAATCCGAAATTGGAGGAAAAATCGTATTCTTCCTGCACGATAGCGACCACGACTTTCGGGAAACTTGCGCTAGTTTAGTCAATCGCCATACCGGTAAAACTGAGCGAATCAACTTCGAGTTCGTAAACAAGATCCAGAAGCTTTACTCTCCATTGTATTGCAAGTCGATAAAGCCTGGCTGGAAGGAGAAAACTCGACGCTGCCTGCCAAATTTGGTCGCCCTAGAACTTGTCGATATTTTCGATTCTGTTGATTCCTCAAACGTTGCAGAATTTTGCATAGAGATGTATCAGAAGATGGGATTACTAGAGGGAGTTGAGATCGTGCGTTCAAGCGACCCAGAGCTAAGGGAAAAGGCGATTAAAGTGAATGACTACTTTTTGGATACACCGTATGAGGGGGAGATCGTTAGAGCACGTCATCGAGAGAAAGGCTATTGCCTCTTTAAAGGCGGTGGCAAATTTATCCCTATTGAAGTCCCTGTCATTCGGAAATCGATGATTAGCCCAGCCCGGGATACTCGCCTCCGTTGGATGCAATCTGTGGTGCATTGCACTCATTACATTGCAGGGGAAGGGGAAATTCAGTACTTGAATCAAAGTGATGCTCCTGAGATTGAATTTGTGAAACGTCACTTTATTGAAAGACCAGGAGATGCATACGCAGAGAGGAAAAA
Coding sequences within it:
- a CDS encoding DUF1223 domain-containing protein; translation: MAGSLLLWDVFRLESGPESPQLIELYTSEGCSSFPPAEKWLSGFLKDPGLWTHRVPVAFHVDYWDRLGWKDK
- a CDS encoding peptidylprolyl isomerase gives rise to the protein MENQGNSPITEIATIFQEIQTTQSVEPLIGKTVEELQALLGSTDKLTRFEPELAQLTGEIKDEDAANVVFQALFAPHLQEHEGESPLPEVAALFTAIQASNSGQPLIGKTVEELQALIGTDTPVEQPTLTGKVEYGTVCMANSGPSTNGSQFFIVTNTDGASWLNGKHTVFGKVIEGMDVALAIQEVETEAGDKPVDDVQILRVSIERI
- a CDS encoding TlpA family protein disulfide reductase, encoding MLITLNPKFVRKGLLPLLATIVLFQSIAVGDFWISGSLPEVSPDEVPKLFRENLELKARTLEGKLSVDSEGNFNQQFEGEPGLFSLAFPGDRKISLAIDEGQRVVVQTDIKDHGALKIAGSPDTDALIAYESFRKESLARLVYPPRAALNEATARGASAERLAALSEQEVEGYAAHRRELNDFTIEQIGKSVALYATSLRWDPDYRLSELENAVEAFSENRPQAAISKRMIEKVQSFRRTAIGANGASLAGQSLDGKSHRLEDSKGQYVLVDFWASWCVPCRVENRHYIKLLDKHSNDNFTIFAINLDDNRSVWEQASKRDRVTWPQISDSLGWDSPMAAAYNVNALPMSFLLNPEGRIIARNLRGAKLEAKLAEIFK
- a CDS encoding PIG-L family deacetylase, with product MPTKSSLSLLIFLGFNLVAFGQSMTSSEILHELQKLKKVGSVLFVAAHPDDENTTLLSYLAQEEKLDTAYLSLTRGGGGQNLIGSELNQELGLIRANELLQARRIDGAIQLFTRARDFGYSKNPEDTLENWEEDEVLGDVVYAVRQFRPDVIITRFNPEAGPTHGHHTVSAQLALKAFSLAADPHAFTEQLSELETHQAKRILWNGFGQRRRGGGGPPPASLEDESREVVSLEVGRYNPYLGTSYTELSARSRSMHKSQGFGRAGQRGSQFERMVLLAGEPSEGDFLKGVETSWRRYSGSSQLDSLFESAIGDFDAASPWKSVRALLEIDALLEKLQVDRQIRSKRSSLQKLIAACMGLHLQARAPQADLTPGESVKLDVEFINRSPIEARVVNLEANLFESSRWPEEISLTRIEDLDKELDSNAVEFVSLNVNLPIDSPLTRPYWLEDEASVGIYSLRNRRLLELESIPSSLSVSAVVEIQGRPVTLNVPVVQVVSDPVKGEVHEQVLIRPEITLSPENSILLFENSQAKEIEVLVQSNVEAAVGKLTAEGPQGWKIRIAQPEFELEDVQSSQRIRVQLTPPANASEGKIVFNAINESGKEFDSSYREIFYEHIGRQPILNRAVTKVTRLDLGRGGSRIACIEGVGDTVPDTLSKIGYEVDIVLIGELEKGRLDSYDTVILGPRVFDAYAGLDKRFDVLLNYVENGGTLVSQYSTTSFRAKSQFTSPYPIRLSRDRVSEEKAEMRLLQPDHVVFNYPNKITKIDFDNWIQERGLYYASSWDDHYDALISANDRGEPPRNGGLLVTEYGKGWYVYTGLSFFRQLPNGNPGAIRLFVNLISLGHGD
- a CDS encoding sodium:solute symporter codes for the protein MSGIDIVVLGVTLFAIVFFGVWMTRNDQKLDEFLKGNSNSWGTIGLSVMATQASAITFLSTPGLAYDSGMAFVQNYFGMPLALILIAIVFVPMYYKLELCSVYEFLEHRFDSKTRTLGSVIFLIQRGFSAGITIYAPSIILTSVLGWDMNTTVIGVGLAVVIYTVTGGSHAVSLTHKYQMTVILSGMAVAFGIVIYKISGHAGFRENLSIAGALGHLNVVDFSFDLDKRYTLWSGLLGGFFLSLSYFGTDQSQAQRYMSGQSIRDSRLGLMFNALLKVPMQFMILLLGVLVFVFYQWEKPPATFLPESMTEAAVAADAETYQNYENAFIGNFKSQKSAMQEFVGALRAGDEALALSSKEKLKVAGEESRQSRANLKTHIATVTGAESMKETDYVFIHFVLNELPIGLIGLLVAVILSAAMSSTASELSALATISTVDFYQSHFSKNQSDAHYKTVSRVFTAVWGGLAILFALFASMVESLIEAVNIVGSLFYGTVLGLFLAAFFIRRIGAHAAFIAAIIAQLSVLFIYFSDIVTIGYLWYNLIACGLVIVLSLMLQTVMGGRKF